One Molothrus ater isolate BHLD 08-10-18 breed brown headed cowbird chromosome 34, BPBGC_Mater_1.1, whole genome shotgun sequence genomic window carries:
- the LOC118700690 gene encoding splicing factor, proline- and glutamine-rich-like — MAAAWPKMELHPLSDPSHLVSPPPFPTIAPPIVPPTIPPLSPPTACHCAPPPAPASGDGPSSSGHPVSRHAPSSPSSGSHAPPSGSHGSGPGGGGAKGREPEPATVPSAAPVVYQPEAGGGVRRQWVPLSHSQIKELVKAQKEYGRESEYFRGVLEATLSEAEITPFDVRRLFTCLLNPSERLISRLHGPDDHHYPPDSPPYRGWGLSGWAGSIVRSVLYFVLVIFAIVIACSLMWGLVKRLLLNASAANINHLELSDVEEDPASTSDSESVSGGSLDFKTAQETAAA, encoded by the exons ATGGCCGCGGCGTGGCCCAAAATGGAG ctccaccctctATCTGACCCCTCCCATCTCGTTTCCCCGCCTCCCTTTCCCACGATAGCTCCTCCCATCGTTCCTCCCACAATCCCGCCCCTTTCCCCGCCCACCGCTTGCCACTGTGCCCCGCCTCCTGCTCCCGCCTCCGGGGACGGCCCCTCGTCATCGGGCCACCCAGTCTCCCGCCacgccccctcctccccttcttccggttcccacgccccTCCCTCCGGTTCCCACGGTtcggggcccgggggggggggggccaaAGGCCGGGAACCGGAGCCGGCCACTGTACCATCGGCGGCTCCGGTTGTTTACCAGCCAGAAGCGGGTGGGGGAGTGCGTCGCCAATGGGTCCCATTAAGTCATTCACAAATTAAGGAGCTGGTCAAAGCCCAAAAGGAGTACGGCCGGGAGAGTGAATACTTCCGGGGAGTTTTGGAAGCAACACTCTCCGAAGCAGAGATCACCCCCTTCGATGTCCGGCGGCTTTTCACTTGCCTGCTGAATCCATCCGAGCGG ttgATCTCCCGCCTGCATGGACCCGATGACCATCATTACCCTCCTGACAGTCCTCCTTATCGAGGCTGGGGACTGTCAGGATGGGCCGGGTCCATAGTTCGGTCTgtcttatattttgttttagttatatTCGCAATTGTCATCGCCTGCTCCCTAATGTGGGGATTGGTTAAGAGACTTCTGCTGAATGCCTCAGCGGCCAACATAAACCATCTGGAGCTTTCAGATGTCGAGGAGGACCCTGCCTCGACTTCAGACTCTGAAAGCGTGAGCGGTGGAAGCCTGGactttaaaacagcacaagagacaGCTGCCGCCTGA